In Beutenbergia cavernae DSM 12333, the DNA window GTTCGAGCAGATGGAGATGGAGTACTTCGTCGAGCCCGGCAGCGACGAGCAGTGGCACCAGTACTGGATCGACGCGCGCACCGACTGGTACGTCGACCTCGGCATCGACCGGGACAACCTGCGGCTCTACGAGCACCCCGCCGAGAAGCTCTCGCACTACTCCACCCGCACGGTCGACATCGAGTACCGCTTCGGGTTCACCGGCAGCGAGTGGGGCGAGCTCGAGGGGATCGCGAACCGCACCGACTTCGACCTCAAGACCCACTCCGAGCACTCCGGACGTGACCTGTCCTACTTCGACCAGGGCAAGAACGAGCGGTGGGTGCCGTACGTCATCGAGCCGGCGGCCGGCCTGACCCGCTCCCTCATGGCGTTCCTCGTGGAGGCGTACGCCGAGGACGAGGCACCGAACACCAAGGGCGGCGTCGACGTGCGCACCGTCCTGCGCCTCGACCACCGGCTCGCCCCCGTCAAGGTCGCGGTGCTGCCGCTCAGCCGCAGCGGCGACCTGTCGCCGAAGGCCCGCGGGCTCGCGGCCGAGCTGCGTCAGGCGTGGAACGTCGACTTCGACGACGCCGGGGCGATCGGTCGGCGCTACCGGCGGCAGGACGAGATCGGCACGCCGTTCTGCGTGACCGTCGACTTCGACACGCTCACCGACGACGCCGTCACCGTCCGGCACCGTGACTCGATGCAGCAGGAGCGGGTGGCGCTGTCGAAGGTCCGCGGCTACCTCGCGGAGCACCTCGTCGGCGCCTGACACGGATGGCGAAGCACTCGGAGCCGGGCGGGCCCGCGGACGACGCTGACGGCGTCGTCGCGCACGAGCACGGCGCGATCACGCTCCCGGACGCCGAGGCGCGCCGAGCGCGCACCGTGCTGCTCGCGTGCGTGCTCCCCCTGCTGGTCGCGACCGTCGCAGGACTGCTCGCGCTGTGGCCGCGGGGCGACACCCCGATCGGGTCGATCCCGCTCGGCGCGCCGGGGGTGACGTTCGACGAGGCGGTGGTCCTCGAGGGCACCCAGGGCGCGGACACCGAGGTGCTCGTGCGCCTCGAGACCGGGCAGGGCGCCGGGCAGAGCGTGCCGATCCAGGTGCCGCCGGAGGTCGCGCGCGAAGGCGTCGACGCCGGCGCCCGCATCCGGGTCATCTTCGTCCCGGAGGCGCTGGGGACCGGGGTGCCGTACGTGTTCGTGGACTTCGACCGCGACGTCCCGATCGGCATCCTGGTGGGGATCTACGCCGCCGTCGTGCTGCTCGTCGCCCGGTGGCGCGGCCTGGCGGCGATGGCGGGTCTGGGCATGTCGCTCGCCGTGGTCGGCTTCTTCGTGGTGCCCGCGCTCATGCTCGGGACGTCGCCGCTGCTCGTCGCGCTCGTCGGGTCGAGCGCCATGATGTTCGTCTCGCTGTACCTCGCGCACGGGGTCTCGATCCGGACGACGACGGCGCTGCTCGGCACGTTCGGGGGCCTGGCCGTGACGACGGCGCTCGCGGCCTGGTCGACCGGCGCGGCCCGGCTCGTGGGGACCGGTTCGGAGGACCAGGTGATGCTCGCGGGCACGTTCCCCGACCTGTCGCTCAGCGCGCTGCTGGTGTGCGGGATCGTCATCGCCGGGCTCGGCGCGCTCAACGACGTCACGATCACGCAGGCGTCGGCCGTGTGGGAAATCCACGCGGCGGACCCGACGGCGTCGCGTCGGCGCGTGTTCTCGCGGGCCATGCGCATCGGCCGGGACCACATCGCCTCGACCGTGTACACGCTCGCGTTCGCGTACGTCGGGACGGCGCTGCCGCTCATCATGCTCGCCTCGCTGTACGACCGGACGCTGCTCGGGACGCTGACGACGGGGGAGATCGTGGAGGAGGTCGTGCGCACGCTCGTCTCCTCGATCGGGCTGGTGCTGGCCATCCCGGCGACGACGGGCATCGCGGCGCTGCTCGTGCGCTCCTCCCGCGCCCGCGGTGAGCGCGAGTCAGACCCGAGCGCTCGAGTCAGACCCTCCGGAGGGTCTGACTCGAGCGCGGGGGTCTGACTCGCCGACGGGGATCGCTGCGTCAGAGCCGCCGGACGAGGAGGCTCTGCGCGCTCGTGCCCCACGGCCCGCCCGCGTCGTGGAGGACGCTGCTGGTGAGACCGGCGCCCGTGGGCCCGAACGAGACGGCGGTGTCGAAGCCGAGCCAGCCGTCGTCGGGCGCTCGGAACGCGTGCGCGGTCAGGTCGACGTTGGGGAACGCCACCTCGCGCGGGTCCGCGCGCACCGTGAGGCCGTTGGAGCCGTCGATCAGTCCGGCCGCCCGGGCGAGAGGGCTCACCGGCTCCCCGTCCAGGAGCGGCACGTCGGTCCGGACCCAGAACCCCGCCCGGCCCGGGCCGAGCGCGACGCGCCGCACCTCGACCGACCGGATGAACCCGCCGGGCCAGACCGTGGCGGGGTCCCACGGGTCCATGGTGTCGGGGCCGGGGAGTGCCGGCAGGTCCGTCGCGGCGAGCGTGGCGGTGTCGCCCGCCTGCGTGAGCCAGGCGCGGAGCGTGAGGCCGCGCCTCTGGCCGTGCGACAGCTCGGCCTCCACGAGCTCGACGCTGCGGCCCGGCCTGAGCACCCGCACGGCGGTGTGCACGACGTCGAGCGGGATCGTCCCCCAGATGTCGTACGAGAGCCGCGTGACCGCCAGGTCGTGCCGCCCGCGGGCGTCCCGGTCGACCTCGACGAGGTGCGCCAGCAGGCCGAGCGCCGGCGCGATGTGCTGCTCCCGGGTGTTCCAGGCGCCGGACACGTGGTCCGTGGGGCGGAACGACGTCTCGTCGACGCGGTGGAAGTAGGGCACGCTGCGCTCCTGACGCTGGTCCGGCCGGGCTACCGAGCCTGGCACGTCGCGCCGCGTGCCGGGGTCCATCGCACCCCACCGCGGGCGACCTGGGAGAATGGGCGCGTGACCACTCTGCGACTCGGGCCGCTCGCGCTCGGCACGCCCGTCGTGCTCGCCCCCATGGCGGGCGTGACGAACGCGCCGTTCCGCGCGCTCTGCCGTGCCGCGGGCCGGGACGGCCTGGGCGCCGACGCGTCGTCCGACGTGCTGGCCAGCGACGCTCCCGAGGGGCTGTACGTCTCCGAGATGGTGACGTCGCGGGCACTCGTCGAGCGGACGCCGGAGTCCATGCGGATCATCACCGCCGCTCCCGACGAGCGGGTGCGCAGCGTGCAGCTCTACGGCGTCGACCCCGCCACCGTTCGCCTCGCGGCGCGCATGCTCGTCACCGAGGACCGCGCCGACCACATCGACCTCAACTTCGGGTGCCCCGTGCCGAAGGTGACCCGCAAGGGTGGCGGCGCCGTCCTGCCGTGGAAACGCGACCTGTTCGCCGCCATCGTGCGCGCCGCCGTCGACGAGGCGGCGCCGTCGGGCGTGCCCGTGACGGTGAAGATGCGGATGGGCATCGACGACGACCACCTCACCTACCTCGACGCCGGCCTGCTCGCGCAGGAGGCCGGAGCCGCGTGGGTGGCGCTGCACGCCCGGACGGCCGAGCAGTACTACTCCGGCGAGGCGCGGTGGGAGGCGATCGCGCGGCTCAAGGAGACGGTCACCGACGTCCCGGTCCTGGGCAACGGCGACATCTGGTCCGCGGAGGACGCGCTCGCGATGGTGCAGCAGACCGGGTGCGACGGCGTCGTCGTCGGCCGCGGCTGCCAGGGCCGACCGTGGCTGTTCACGGACCTGGTGGCCGGGTTCGCCGGCTCGGCTCGGAGGGTGCGGCCCGGCCTGGCCGACGTCGCGGCGACGTTCCGGCGCCACGCGGAGCTCATGGTCGATCACTTCGGCGAGGAGGAGCGTGCCCTGCGCGAGCTGCGCAAGCACGCGTCCTGGTACCTCAAGGGTTACGTCGTGGGCGGCGAGGCGCGCGCCGCGCTCGGTCTGGTGTCGTCGCTCGCCGAGCTGGACGACAGGCTCGCCGCGCTCGACCTCGACCAGGCGTACCCGGGCGAGGGCGCCGAGGGGCCGCGCGGCCGGGCGGGGTCGCCGAAGGCGCCCAGCGTGCCGGCAGGCTGGCTCGACTCGCGCGACGTCGACGCCGAGCTGCGCGCGATGCTCGCGGAGGCGGAGCTGAGCGTCTCAGGGGGCTGAGTCCCGGCGTCCGCCTACCCGGGGGCGAGCGGAGCTCACGACGGCGGGGCCGCCTTGGGCACCGG includes these proteins:
- a CDS encoding glycine--tRNA ligase, giving the protein MASSSSRLDAVVSLAKRRGFVFQAGEIYGGSRSAWDYGPLGVELKENIKRQWWRAMVTSRDDIVGLDSSVILPRPVWVASGHVGAFSDPLTECLSCHKRFREDHLIEEFEERKGRAPEGGLAEIACPNCGTRGQWTEPRDFNMMLKTYLGPVEDESGLHYLRPETAQGIFVNFANVMGAARKKPPFGIAQIGKSFRNEITPGNFIFRTREFEQMEMEYFVEPGSDEQWHQYWIDARTDWYVDLGIDRDNLRLYEHPAEKLSHYSTRTVDIEYRFGFTGSEWGELEGIANRTDFDLKTHSEHSGRDLSYFDQGKNERWVPYVIEPAAGLTRSLMAFLVEAYAEDEAPNTKGGVDVRTVLRLDHRLAPVKVAVLPLSRSGDLSPKARGLAAELRQAWNVDFDDAGAIGRRYRRQDEIGTPFCVTVDFDTLTDDAVTVRHRDSMQQERVALSKVRGYLAEHLVGA
- a CDS encoding thioesterase family protein, with product MPYFHRVDETSFRPTDHVSGAWNTREQHIAPALGLLAHLVEVDRDARGRHDLAVTRLSYDIWGTIPLDVVHTAVRVLRPGRSVELVEAELSHGQRRGLTLRAWLTQAGDTATLAATDLPALPGPDTMDPWDPATVWPGGFIRSVEVRRVALGPGRAGFWVRTDVPLLDGEPVSPLARAAGLIDGSNGLTVRADPREVAFPNVDLTAHAFRAPDDGWLGFDTAVSFGPTGAGLTSSVLHDAGGPWGTSAQSLLVRRL
- the dusB gene encoding tRNA dihydrouridine synthase DusB; protein product: MTTLRLGPLALGTPVVLAPMAGVTNAPFRALCRAAGRDGLGADASSDVLASDAPEGLYVSEMVTSRALVERTPESMRIITAAPDERVRSVQLYGVDPATVRLAARMLVTEDRADHIDLNFGCPVPKVTRKGGGAVLPWKRDLFAAIVRAAVDEAAPSGVPVTVKMRMGIDDDHLTYLDAGLLAQEAGAAWVALHARTAEQYYSGEARWEAIARLKETVTDVPVLGNGDIWSAEDALAMVQQTGCDGVVVGRGCQGRPWLFTDLVAGFAGSARRVRPGLADVAATFRRHAELMVDHFGEEERALRELRKHASWYLKGYVVGGEARAALGLVSSLAELDDRLAALDLDQAYPGEGAEGPRGRAGSPKAPSVPAGWLDSRDVDAELRAMLAEAELSVSGG
- a CDS encoding YibE/F family protein; protein product: MAKHSEPGGPADDADGVVAHEHGAITLPDAEARRARTVLLACVLPLLVATVAGLLALWPRGDTPIGSIPLGAPGVTFDEAVVLEGTQGADTEVLVRLETGQGAGQSVPIQVPPEVAREGVDAGARIRVIFVPEALGTGVPYVFVDFDRDVPIGILVGIYAAVVLLVARWRGLAAMAGLGMSLAVVGFFVVPALMLGTSPLLVALVGSSAMMFVSLYLAHGVSIRTTTALLGTFGGLAVTTALAAWSTGAARLVGTGSEDQVMLAGTFPDLSLSALLVCGIVIAGLGALNDVTITQASAVWEIHAADPTASRRRVFSRAMRIGRDHIASTVYTLAFAYVGTALPLIMLASLYDRTLLGTLTTGEIVEEVVRTLVSSIGLVLAIPATTGIAALLVRSSRARGERESDPSARVRPSGGSDSSAGV